The Candidatus Acetothermia bacterium genome has a segment encoding these proteins:
- a CDS encoding cyclic 2,3-diphosphoglycerate synthase → MRRTKVIIMGAAGRDFHNFNVFFRDDAAYEVVAFTATQIPGIEGRRYPAELAGKLYPHGIPIEPEERLFELVREHGVERVVFAYSDVSHQHVMERAAVAAAAGADFWLMGPRTTQLGANKPVVAVCAVRTGCGKSQTTRRVVDVLRGWGKRVVVVRHPMPYGDLAAQAVQRFATFDDLDRARCTIEEREEYEPHLQRGTVVYAGVDYARILRRAEEEADVILWDGGNNDFPFYRPDLLIVVADPWRAGHERTYWPGSVNIRQADVVVINKVDSAGIEAIERLRASIAELNPQATVIEAASPITVEDPELVAGRKALVIEDGPTVTHGEMPFGAGAVAARKLGATLVDPRPYAVGSIAAAYALYPHLGPVLPAMGYGEEQVQELAATIAKVPCEVVVIATPIDLRRLIRLATPATRVRYELQEIGRPTLADVLAPLV, encoded by the coding sequence ATGCGTAGGACCAAGGTCATCATCATGGGCGCCGCCGGCCGTGACTTTCATAACTTCAACGTTTTTTTTCGCGATGACGCCGCATATGAGGTGGTGGCGTTCACCGCGACCCAGATCCCGGGCATCGAGGGCCGCCGTTACCCGGCGGAGCTGGCGGGGAAGCTCTACCCCCACGGCATCCCCATCGAACCGGAAGAGCGGCTTTTCGAGCTCGTGCGGGAACACGGGGTGGAGCGGGTGGTGTTCGCCTACTCCGACGTGTCCCACCAGCACGTGATGGAACGGGCGGCGGTGGCAGCCGCGGCCGGGGCCGACTTTTGGCTGATGGGCCCCCGCACCACCCAGCTTGGGGCCAACAAGCCGGTGGTGGCGGTGTGCGCGGTCCGTACCGGTTGTGGCAAGTCCCAGACCACCCGGCGGGTCGTGGATGTGCTCAGGGGGTGGGGGAAAAGGGTGGTGGTGGTCCGCCATCCCATGCCCTACGGGGACCTCGCCGCCCAGGCCGTGCAGCGGTTCGCCACGTTCGATGACCTGGACCGGGCGCGGTGCACGATCGAGGAACGGGAGGAGTACGAGCCCCACCTCCAGCGGGGGACGGTGGTGTACGCGGGGGTGGACTACGCCCGTATCCTCCGGCGGGCGGAGGAGGAGGCAGACGTGATCCTGTGGGATGGGGGCAACAACGACTTCCCGTTCTACCGCCCGGACCTCCTGATCGTGGTCGCCGATCCCTGGCGGGCCGGACACGAGCGCACCTATTGGCCGGGGTCGGTGAACATCCGGCAGGCCGACGTGGTGGTGATCAACAAGGTGGACTCGGCGGGGATCGAGGCCATCGAGCGCCTGCGGGCGTCCATCGCCGAGCTGAACCCGCAGGCCACCGTGATCGAGGCCGCGTCCCCGATCACGGTGGAGGATCCGGAGCTCGTGGCGGGACGGAAGGCCCTGGTGATCGAGGACGGCCCCACGGTGACCCATGGGGAGATGCCGTTCGGTGCCGGGGCGGTGGCGGCGCGGAAGCTTGGGGCAACCCTGGTCGACCCGCGCCCGTATGCGGTGGGGTCCATCGCCGCCGCGTACGCCCTGTACCCCCACCTCGGCCCGGTGCTCCCGGCGATGGGGTACGGCGAGGAGCAAGTGCAGGAGCTGGCGGCGACCATTGCCAAGGTCCCATGTGAGGTGGTGGTCATCGCCACCCCCATCGACCTGCGGCGCCTGATCCGGCTGGCCACGCCGGCGACCCGGGTCCGGTACGAGCTCCAGGAGATCGGCCGCCCCACCCTGGCCGACGTGCTCGCCCCCCTCGTGTAG
- a CDS encoding ribosome maturation factor RimP, with protein MEMLREKIDALLRQGADRARVELYHWELHRCRDYARLVVYIDHPRGVTVDDCARASRAMEALLDQADLLSSSYLLEVSSPGVERGLWERWHYERVLGKLVRVQVAPGEGEAVRTRYQGRLVQLVDDAITLDLGQDRVDVPLSRVVQAQVVYEGEGR; from the coding sequence ATGGAAATGCTACGGGAAAAGATCGACGCGCTCCTGCGCCAAGGTGCGGACCGAGCCCGGGTGGAGTTGTACCACTGGGAGCTCCACCGCTGCCGCGATTACGCACGGCTCGTGGTGTACATCGACCATCCCCGCGGCGTGACCGTGGACGACTGTGCCCGGGCCAGCCGGGCCATGGAGGCGCTTTTGGACCAGGCGGATCTGCTATCCTCTTCTTATCTCTTGGAGGTGTCGTCGCCGGGGGTCGAGCGGGGGCTGTGGGAACGGTGGCACTACGAACGGGTCTTGGGCAAGCTCGTCCGGGTGCAGGTGGCCCCTGGAGAGGGGGAGGCGGTCCGGACTCGGTACCAGGGGCGGCTGGTGCAGCTGGTGGACGACGCGATCACCCTTGACCTTGGCCAGGACCGGGTGGACGTCCCCCTGTCGCGCGTGGTGCAGGCCCAGGTCGTCTATGAGGGGGAGGGCCGATGA
- the nusA gene encoding transcription termination factor NusA codes for MNIDFLEALEEMARARGIDREVAYEAMEKGIAAAYQAEFGGDEPPEVRIDRRSGDVYVNGTRFDLGKLGRIATRRAEEFFRREILRRRRETLYEMYSSRIGEILNGFVHRFEGRDVWINLGEAEALLPDEERIPSERYIPGRRLRAYLYKVEKTQGDPKIYVSRAHPQFVAKLLALEVPELEQGMLEVVQVARVAGVRSKVLVRGVDPRIDPVGSCIGAGGSRIRAISRELSGEKVDIVRWTEDVRQVIRGALAPASALEVELDGAAKKAVVTVPANEVSLAIGRDGHNVELAAKLTGYDITIRTPSGEESKQG; via the coding sequence ATGAACATCGATTTCCTCGAGGCGCTGGAGGAAATGGCCCGGGCGCGGGGCATCGACCGGGAGGTGGCCTACGAGGCCATGGAGAAGGGCATTGCCGCTGCGTACCAGGCGGAGTTCGGCGGGGACGAGCCCCCCGAGGTCAGGATCGACCGCCGCTCCGGCGACGTGTACGTGAACGGGACCCGGTTCGATCTGGGCAAACTGGGGCGGATCGCGACGCGCCGGGCGGAGGAGTTCTTCCGCCGGGAGATCCTGCGCCGCCGGCGGGAGACGCTCTACGAGATGTACTCCTCCCGCATCGGGGAGATCCTGAACGGGTTCGTGCACCGGTTCGAGGGGCGCGACGTGTGGATCAACCTGGGCGAGGCGGAGGCGCTGCTCCCGGACGAGGAACGGATCCCCAGCGAGCGGTACATCCCCGGGCGGCGTCTGCGCGCCTACCTCTACAAGGTGGAGAAGACGCAAGGGGACCCTAAGATCTACGTGTCCCGCGCCCATCCCCAATTCGTGGCCAAGCTCCTCGCCCTGGAGGTGCCGGAGCTGGAGCAGGGGATGCTGGAGGTGGTGCAGGTGGCCCGGGTGGCCGGGGTGCGGTCGAAGGTCCTCGTGCGGGGGGTGGACCCACGCATCGATCCGGTGGGGAGCTGCATCGGGGCGGGGGGTAGCCGGATCCGGGCCATCAGCCGGGAGCTGTCCGGGGAGAAGGTGGACATCGTGCGGTGGACCGAGGACGTGCGCCAGGTGATCCGGGGTGCGCTCGCCCCGGCCAGCGCCCTGGAGGTGGAGTTGGACGGAGCGGCCAAGAAGGCCGTGGTCACCGTACCTGCCAACGAGGTCTCGCTCGCGATCGGACGCGATGGTCACAATGTAGAGCTAGCGGCCAAACTCACCGGCTATGACATCACCATTCGGACCCCATCCGGAGAAGAGTCCAAACAAGGCTGA
- a CDS encoding CDP-alcohol phosphatidyltransferase family protein, producing MTLANALTVLRGVLIAPTVIAVLAERWWPAFAVFLCALATDVLDGWIARRHREVTEVGQLLDPTVDKLFYLGLFSSLAAVGRLPPMGPVLFLIPQLGLGVGTLFLWQRREEFVARWPGKAAAGLTALAAVLLLVTPYGGWAFWAAVATQFSAGAYYLARQARGGTRAEAGPRTPSTPR from the coding sequence ATGACACTGGCCAACGCGCTCACCGTGCTCCGCGGGGTGCTCATCGCTCCCACGGTGATCGCCGTGCTCGCCGAACGGTGGTGGCCAGCGTTCGCCGTGTTCCTGTGCGCCCTCGCCACCGACGTCCTCGACGGCTGGATCGCCCGGCGGCACCGGGAGGTAACCGAGGTCGGCCAGCTCCTGGACCCGACCGTGGACAAGCTCTTCTACCTCGGGCTGTTCTCCTCCTTGGCCGCGGTGGGAAGGCTCCCGCCCATGGGACCGGTCCTGTTCCTCATCCCCCAGCTCGGGCTGGGGGTGGGGACGCTGTTTCTGTGGCAACGGCGGGAGGAGTTCGTGGCCCGCTGGCCGGGCAAGGCCGCGGCCGGCCTCACCGCCCTCGCCGCCGTCCTCCTCCTCGTCACCCCGTACGGGGGGTGGGCGTTTTGGGCGGCGGTGGCCACCCAGTTCAGCGCTGGGGCGTACTACTTGGCCCGCCAAGCCAGGGGAGGAACTCGGGCGGAGGCGGGGCCTCGAACTCCATCCACGCCCCGGTAG
- a CDS encoding RluA family pseudouridine synthase has product MGTKSGSRVDRVSVAEADSGERVDRLLARKLGISRSYVRALLASGAVTIGGGAPDPDRRVQAGEEVVVAWDGPGIPATPYPIPILYEDEQVVVVDKPRGLAVHPVGPGRGVTVVSALLAQGPLAPGAPGRPGVVHRLDVATTGALVLARTESARASLVSQFQARTVVKEYLAVVEGELDVDEGAIEGRVERDDARPWRMKLGGMGKDARTEFTVLRRNQGRSLLLVRPHTGRTHQIRLHLAAIGHPVVGDPVYGKRGEALLLHAWRLGFRHPATGAWMEFEAPPPPEFLPWLGGPSSTPQR; this is encoded by the coding sequence ATGGGCACAAAGAGCGGATCGCGTGTGGATCGGGTCTCGGTGGCCGAGGCCGATTCCGGGGAGCGGGTGGACCGCCTGCTCGCCCGCAAGCTCGGGATCTCCCGCAGCTACGTCCGGGCCCTTTTGGCCAGCGGGGCGGTGACCATCGGGGGGGGCGCCCCCGACCCGGACCGGCGGGTGCAAGCCGGGGAGGAGGTCGTCGTGGCCTGGGACGGGCCGGGGATCCCGGCCACCCCGTACCCGATCCCGATCCTGTACGAAGACGAGCAGGTAGTGGTGGTGGACAAGCCCCGCGGCCTCGCCGTCCACCCGGTGGGTCCCGGGCGCGGGGTGACGGTGGTGTCCGCCCTGCTCGCCCAGGGGCCGCTGGCGCCGGGGGCGCCGGGTCGGCCCGGCGTGGTCCACCGCCTCGATGTGGCCACCACCGGGGCGTTAGTCCTGGCCCGGACCGAGTCCGCCCGAGCGTCGCTCGTCTCCCAGTTCCAAGCCCGCACGGTGGTCAAGGAGTACCTGGCGGTGGTGGAGGGGGAGCTCGATGTGGACGAGGGGGCGATCGAAGGGCGGGTGGAACGGGATGACGCGCGGCCGTGGCGGATGAAACTCGGGGGGATGGGCAAGGATGCGCGCACGGAGTTCACCGTGCTGCGGCGGAACCAGGGCCGATCCCTGCTCCTCGTGCGGCCGCACACCGGGCGCACCCACCAGATCCGCCTGCACCTCGCGGCGATCGGCCACCCCGTGGTGGGGGACCCGGTGTACGGGAAGCGCGGGGAGGCACTCCTCCTCCACGCGTGGCGGCTGGGGTTCCGTCACCCGGCTACCGGGGCGTGGATGGAGTTCGAGGCCCCGCCTCCGCCCGAGTTCCTCCCCTGGCTTGGCGGGCCAAGTAGTACGCCCCAGCGCTGA